In Pedobacter sp. SL55, the following proteins share a genomic window:
- a CDS encoding cryptochrome/photolyase family protein translates to MSEKNNKPAINICWLRRDLRLDDNAAFYYALKSKNPVLVIFIFDKNILDKLKSKVDARVDFIHQQLAKIDEQLKEKGSSLLVKYDHPENAWKEIVKDFTVDEVFTNHDYEPYAKKRDEEIEALLKQNNIAFHTFKDQVIFEKDEVKKADGTPYTVFTPYYKQWQAKLNEFYLKSYPTEKYFKNLYQAASFPFPSLKDIGFKKSDVKFPSINFAEKLKGYDKDRDFPAKNATTHLGLHLRFGTVSIRKVASEALAQKADKWVSELAWREFYMMILWHFPHTVKGAFKPAYNQIKWRNNEKEFELWCKGETGYPLVDAGMRQLNETGFMHNRVRMVVASFLCKHLLIDWRWGEAYFAEKLLDYEQASNVGGWQWACGSGNDAAPYFRVFNPELQLKKFDPKMEYVFKWVPEYKKAIAPMPIVNHEFARKRVLEAYKKALK, encoded by the coding sequence ATGAGCGAAAAAAATAATAAGCCTGCAATTAATATTTGCTGGTTGAGAAGAGATTTAAGACTAGACGATAATGCTGCATTTTATTATGCGTTAAAATCCAAAAACCCAGTCTTAGTGATTTTTATTTTTGATAAAAACATTTTAGATAAGCTCAAAAGTAAAGTTGATGCCAGGGTAGATTTTATTCATCAGCAACTCGCTAAAATAGATGAGCAGCTTAAAGAAAAAGGCTCTTCCTTATTGGTAAAATACGATCATCCAGAAAATGCTTGGAAAGAAATTGTTAAAGATTTTACTGTAGACGAAGTTTTCACTAACCACGATTATGAGCCTTATGCCAAAAAGCGAGATGAAGAAATTGAAGCTTTACTAAAGCAAAACAATATCGCATTTCATACTTTTAAAGACCAAGTAATTTTTGAAAAAGATGAGGTAAAAAAAGCCGATGGAACGCCTTACACGGTTTTTACACCTTACTATAAGCAGTGGCAGGCGAAACTGAATGAGTTTTATTTAAAATCGTATCCTACAGAGAAGTATTTCAAAAATCTTTATCAAGCAGCTTCTTTTCCATTCCCTTCCTTAAAGGATATTGGCTTTAAAAAAAGCGACGTTAAATTTCCTTCGATAAACTTTGCAGAAAAGCTAAAGGGCTATGACAAAGATAGAGATTTCCCCGCTAAAAATGCCACCACCCATTTGGGCCTACATTTACGTTTCGGAACCGTGAGTATTAGAAAAGTAGCTAGCGAGGCTTTAGCGCAAAAGGCTGATAAATGGGTTTCGGAATTGGCTTGGCGAGAGTTTTACATGATGATTTTATGGCATTTCCCACATACTGTAAAGGGTGCTTTTAAACCTGCTTACAATCAAATCAAATGGCGTAACAACGAGAAAGAATTTGAACTTTGGTGTAAAGGCGAAACCGGTTATCCTTTGGTAGATGCTGGAATGAGACAATTAAATGAAACGGGTTTTATGCACAATCGCGTGCGTATGGTAGTAGCAAGTTTCTTGTGTAAGCATCTGCTAATTGACTGGCGCTGGGGCGAAGCTTACTTTGCCGAAAAGCTGCTTGATTACGAGCAGGCAAGTAACGTTGGTGGTTGGCAGTGGGCCTGCGGAAGCGGCAACGATGCAGCTCCTTATTTCAGGGTATTTAACCCAGAGCTGCAACTCAAGAAATTCGATCCTAAAATGGAATATGTATTTAAATGGGTACCTGAATATAAAAAGGCAATTGCCCCAATGCCAATAGTAAACCACGAATTTGCGAGGAAGAGAGTATTAGAGGCCTACAAGAAAGCTTTAAAATAG
- a CDS encoding TIGR01777 family oxidoreductase: MAKNILIAGATGLVGQQLVSKLLANGYQVSILARKPSTRKDVKVFTWDVYQQTIDYNAFNGIDTIINLTGEGIADKPWTQERKQQIIDSRVKAAELIFKAVAATNATIESYISASAVGIYGDRADEILNEESLPGIGFMADCCLAWEKAADQGIALGIRVVKIRIGIVLSEKGGALPTMEKPVKLFAGTALGSGKQWMPWIHLDDLVNIFVKAVEDQNMFDAYNAAAPSPVTNQTFTKTLGKVLHRPIWPINVPKFMLKIILGEMSILPLISTNTSSQKILNTGFQFAYLNLEETLKAIYERKK, encoded by the coding sequence ATGGCAAAAAATATTCTTATTGCGGGCGCTACCGGCTTAGTTGGCCAACAACTTGTTTCAAAATTATTGGCTAACGGATATCAGGTTTCCATTTTGGCAAGAAAACCTAGCACTAGAAAAGATGTGAAGGTTTTTACTTGGGATGTTTACCAACAAACCATAGATTACAATGCCTTTAATGGAATTGATACCATCATTAATTTAACGGGAGAAGGCATAGCCGATAAACCTTGGACCCAAGAACGCAAACAGCAAATTATTGATAGCCGAGTAAAAGCAGCCGAGCTAATTTTTAAAGCCGTTGCAGCAACCAATGCTACTATAGAAAGCTACATATCGGCATCGGCTGTAGGTATTTATGGCGACCGAGCTGACGAAATTTTAAACGAAGAAAGCTTGCCCGGAATTGGCTTTATGGCCGATTGTTGTTTGGCTTGGGAAAAAGCCGCTGACCAAGGAATTGCACTAGGCATTAGAGTGGTAAAAATCAGAATTGGCATTGTACTGAGCGAAAAAGGCGGGGCGCTGCCTACGATGGAAAAACCAGTAAAACTTTTTGCCGGTACCGCTTTAGGCTCTGGCAAACAATGGATGCCTTGGATACATCTGGATGATTTGGTAAATATTTTCGTAAAAGCTGTGGAAGACCAAAATATGTTCGATGCCTATAACGCAGCGGCACCTTCGCCAGTAACTAACCAAACCTTTACCAAAACACTCGGCAAAGTGCTGCATCGCCCCATTTGGCCAATTAATGTGCCTAAATTTATGCTGAAAATAATTTTGGGCGAAATGAGCATACTACCTTTAATTAGCACCAACACTTCTTCACAAAAAATATTGAATACAGGTTTCCAATTTGCATATTTGAACCTTGAAGAAACGCTAAAAGCAATATATGAGCGAAAAAAATAA
- a CDS encoding alpha/beta hydrolase family esterase → MKTNHTLKATFWTLLMFISFSKALAQDLPKTLEWMINRENRKALIYIPATAKTKPTPIIFAFHGHGGTMLNMYRTRGFEKLWPEAIFICPQGLNTKGMLTDPEGKKSGWVMNDVTENNRDLQFFDAMLKTLRKDYKIDDSRIYATGHSNGGGFTYLLWATRANEFAAFAPTATAGGKLVPKLNTPKSGFHLMGENDPLVKPNWQKITYNKILRINGCSQEGTKLDSNITAYTGKNGNDFQLFIHAGGHEYPRNANQPIIDFFKKYVKK, encoded by the coding sequence ATGAAAACCAACCACACTTTAAAAGCTACATTTTGGACATTGCTAATGTTCATTTCATTTAGCAAAGCTTTAGCGCAAGATTTACCTAAAACTTTAGAATGGATGATTAATCGCGAGAACAGGAAAGCACTTATTTACATTCCAGCTACTGCTAAAACTAAGCCTACTCCAATCATTTTTGCCTTTCATGGGCATGGGGGCACTATGCTTAATATGTACAGAACAAGAGGTTTCGAAAAACTTTGGCCAGAAGCAATTTTCATTTGCCCACAGGGATTAAATACCAAAGGGATGCTAACCGACCCAGAGGGGAAAAAGAGTGGATGGGTAATGAACGACGTTACCGAAAACAACAGAGATCTTCAGTTTTTTGACGCCATGCTAAAAACACTTCGCAAAGACTACAAAATAGATGACAGCCGTATTTACGCTACCGGCCACTCTAACGGAGGTGGTTTTACCTACCTACTATGGGCTACCAGAGCCAATGAGTTTGCTGCCTTTGCGCCAACAGCTACCGCTGGTGGAAAACTCGTGCCAAAATTAAATACTCCTAAATCTGGTTTTCATTTGATGGGCGAAAACGATCCCTTGGTAAAACCTAATTGGCAGAAAATTACTTACAACAAAATTTTACGCATCAATGGATGCTCGCAAGAAGGCACAAAACTAGACAGCAATATTACAGCCTACACAGGCAAAAATGGCAACGACTTTCAATTATTTATTCATGCGGGTGGTCACGAATATCCGAGAAATGCTAACCAGCCTATTATCGATTTTTTTAAGAAGTATGTAAAAAAGTAG
- a CDS encoding 2-hydroxyacid dehydrogenase: protein MDKVKNLDWMLKMTVFAKQYPIKSVSFISISKIMEKVLITRQISDDALALIKNSGYEVTVYTELKNISQDELIKMCRGHVGLLSVGPNKIDERFLSACPQLKAIALMSVGFDKVDLAAANKHRMPISNTPDVLSEATADIAFLLMLSVARKAFYMHKTIEWGEWGFFDPMQNLGRDLYGKTLGVFGLGRIGLEMAKKAKAAYGMNIIYHNRSKNEQAEQLIGAKYLSFDELLQQSDVLSVHVNLTAETKGLFDKNTFKKMKPNAIFINTARGAIHNEEDLLAALQNGIIWGAGLDVTNPEPMDKNNPLLNMENVCVLPHIGSATKETREKMAMMAAENMVAALQGKRMPQVINSEVYGA, encoded by the coding sequence ATGGATAAAGTAAAAAACTTAGATTGGATGTTGAAAATGACCGTTTTTGCTAAACAATACCCAATAAAAAGCGTTAGTTTTATAAGCATTTCAAAAATTATGGAGAAAGTATTAATTACCCGTCAAATTAGTGACGATGCTTTGGCATTGATAAAAAATTCTGGTTACGAAGTAACGGTTTATACCGAACTTAAAAACATATCTCAAGACGAGTTAATTAAAATGTGTAGGGGCCATGTAGGTTTATTAAGCGTTGGTCCTAATAAAATTGATGAGCGTTTTTTAAGCGCATGCCCGCAATTAAAAGCTATTGCTTTAATGAGTGTTGGTTTCGACAAAGTGGACTTGGCGGCTGCAAATAAACACCGAATGCCGATTAGCAATACGCCAGACGTGCTGAGCGAAGCTACTGCGGATATCGCTTTCTTGTTGATGCTATCGGTAGCGAGGAAAGCTTTTTATATGCACAAAACTATTGAATGGGGAGAATGGGGTTTTTTTGATCCGATGCAAAATTTGGGGCGAGATTTATATGGAAAAACTTTGGGTGTTTTTGGCTTGGGACGTATTGGTTTAGAAATGGCAAAAAAGGCAAAGGCCGCCTATGGGATGAACATCATTTACCATAATAGGAGTAAAAACGAGCAGGCAGAGCAATTGATTGGAGCTAAATACCTGTCGTTCGACGAGCTTTTGCAGCAAAGCGATGTGTTAAGTGTTCATGTGAATTTAACAGCAGAAACTAAAGGGCTTTTTGATAAAAATACTTTTAAAAAAATGAAGCCGAATGCGATTTTTATTAATACCGCTAGAGGCGCAATACACAACGAAGAAGATTTGCTGGCTGCTTTACAGAATGGTATCATTTGGGGCGCAGGTTTGGACGTAACCAATCCCGAACCAATGGATAAAAACAATCCGTTGCTAAACATGGAAAACGTTTGTGTACTGCCGCATATCGGCTCTGCCACTAAAGAAACTAGAGAAAAAATGGCCATGATGGCTGCAGAAAACATGGTGGCAGCATTACAAGGCAAACGTATGCCACAGGTAATTAATTCAGAAGTTTATGGAGCCTAA
- a CDS encoding aldose 1-epimerase family protein, giving the protein MIVSIRNEHLAVEFSTKGAELRSIVGIDSSINYMWHGDAQFWGKFSPVLFPIVGALKENTYEYQGQRYTLPRHGFARDMEFEHEFSGSTAIAFKLKHTEETLKIYPFEFELTLRYRLRGASLQCTYQVVNLGSQTMLFSIGGHPAFAAPLNNEGVYTDYYLQFNNDDELTFNHIEDNLISDETTTIALNDKILPLKHELFYGDALAFKNLKSNHIRLLNTKNYKGLNFHFEGFPCFGVWAAIDADFVCLEPWCGIADGVSHNQQLEEKEGMQRLAAKETWERSWEVSCF; this is encoded by the coding sequence ATGATAGTTTCTATAAGGAATGAGCATCTAGCGGTAGAGTTTTCTACAAAAGGGGCTGAGCTAAGAAGTATTGTGGGCATAGATAGCTCCATTAATTACATGTGGCATGGCGATGCGCAATTCTGGGGCAAATTTAGTCCGGTACTATTTCCAATTGTTGGTGCCCTTAAAGAAAATACTTACGAATATCAAGGGCAGAGATATACATTGCCACGTCATGGATTTGCCCGTGATATGGAGTTTGAACATGAATTTAGTGGTTCTACAGCGATAGCATTCAAGCTCAAACATACCGAAGAAACATTAAAAATCTATCCTTTCGAATTTGAATTAACGTTACGCTATCGTTTGCGGGGAGCTAGTTTGCAATGTACCTATCAGGTGGTTAATCTCGGTAGCCAAACCATGCTATTCTCTATCGGTGGGCATCCCGCATTTGCGGCGCCTTTAAATAACGAGGGTGTTTATACCGATTATTATCTGCAATTTAATAACGATGACGAACTTACCTTTAATCATATTGAGGATAACCTGATTTCTGATGAAACTACCACTATAGCATTAAATGATAAAATTTTGCCTTTAAAGCACGAGCTTTTTTATGGGGATGCCTTGGCGTTTAAAAACCTAAAAAGTAACCATATCCGTTTACTAAATACTAAAAATTATAAGGGGCTTAATTTTCATTTCGAGGGTTTCCCTTGCTTTGGTGTTTGGGCTGCCATAGATGCAGATTTTGTTTGCTTAGAGCCTTGGTGTGGCATAGCCGATGGGGTTAGCCACAACCAGCAATTAGAAGAAAAAGAAGGTATGCAACGGCTTGCCGCCAAAGAAACTTGGGAGAGAAGTTGGGAAGTTTCTTGTTTTTAG